The genomic DNA CGCGAGTCGTCGCCAGTGCTCGGCGGCAGGCAACAGATACGGGTGGGGCTTCCCTGTCGAGACGCGTATGCTCGTCAGTGGCTGTGGGGACTGGCTCAGGTTCGTCCGGCCGATGCACTAACAGCGTGCTTTGACTGCGCTGCACAGGTTTACCTCCGATACCGCCGGTCTACACGGAGAGTGCTACTGAGTGCGAATGTACTGGCAGGTCTACTAGCTATGCAGTAGTTTTTTGAAAAACCCAGATATAGCAGGGGTATGTCTGTTCTCGACTCTGAGACGCGTATTAACGCGTCTCTTGACGACATATGGGAACTTTATTCGGTAGCTGACCTACGCCGCAAAATAACCCCTGGGTTCCTCTTTGAGCTCAAGGAGATAAAGGGCCCCGACGGTGACCACGGTCCGGAAGTGTTAGAGACTGGCTCTACCGTCGCTTTCAAAACTTGGATTGATTTCGACCAGCCGTTGGTTTTGCGGATTGTTGAGCGTGAGCGGTCGGACGACGAAGCGATGTTTCGTGAGGAGATGGTCCAAGGGTCATTTCCCAAGTGGACACACACTCACAGGTTCCGGACTGTCGGTGATGAGACTGTCGTTCACGATCACGTCGAATACGAATTGCCAGACAAATGTTGGCCGACC from Halomicroarcula saliterrae includes the following:
- a CDS encoding SRPBCC family protein gives rise to the protein MSVLDSETRINASLDDIWELYSVADLRRKITPGFLFELKEIKGPDGDHGPEVLETGSTVAFKTWIDFDQPLVLRIVERERSDDEAMFREEMVQGSFPKWTHTHRFRTVGDETVVHDHVEYELPDKCWPTGQLIWPLAIRAMFWMRHKSVKQEFTSNFTLDLDDADIGIDL